Genomic DNA from Streptomyces diastaticus subsp. diastaticus:
GACGGCCTCGGTGAAGCGGCGCAGTGTCTCCTCGGCGGAGACGGTGCCGTCGTCGGTGGGGCCGTTGTCGTCCTGGATCTCCTCCAGGGCCAGCACGTCGGGTGAGGCGAGGTTGGTGACCACGGCCTTCGCCAGCGCGTCGAACTTCTCCTGCGGGTCGCCCGGGTCGAGGTTCTCCACGTTGTACGTGGCCACCGCCAGCTCGCCCTTCGCCTGCGGCCTGGTCTTCTCGCGCTCCAGGCCGCGGCTTCGGACCTCGCCCAGTTCGCGGGCGGCCAGCGTGTACCCGCCGTACTGGTTGTAGTCGAGCGGACCCTCGGTGCGGCCGGTGAGGCGGTCGCCCACATCAGCCCGGGGGAAGGGGCTGTCGGCGAGCGGGGCGAGCTGCTGCACCTGGAGCCGCCCGGTGTTCTGCGCCGCGTAGGAGCCGTAGACGGTGCCACCGCGGGGGCTCGGCCGCTCACCCGGCTTCACGGTCACCCACAGCTCGGCGTACGGGTCGGTGGCGCCGACGACGCGGGAGGTGCCGATGCGGACGTTCATGCCCTCCAGCGACTCGTAGAAGTCCAGTGCGTACGAACGTGGGCGCAGCGTGAGGGAGTTGATGGACCCCCCGGCGTCCGGGCCGCCCTCCGGGGTGTAGCGCGGCGGGACGGTCCGGGCGTCGATCACCTGGGCGGGCGGCAGCGGGTTGCCGGAGGAGACGACGGTGACCGAGGGCCGGGAGAGCTGGGTGAGCGACTGGTTCCCGCCGGCGGCGCCGCCCGGGACGTACTCGGTGACCGTGCCGGTGACCTCGACGGCGTCGCCCGCCCGCACCGTCGGGGAGCTGTTGGTGAAGACGAAGAGGCCCTCGCTGGTGGCCGGGTCGCCGTCGGGGCGGGTGTCCTGGAACCAGAAGCCGCGCGAGCCGTACGTCCGGACGCCCGTGACGACCCCGGGCACCGCCTCCACCTGCTGTCCCGCCAGCGGCGAGAGGCGGGTGGTGCCCTGGATGTCGTGGATGCGCACGGCGGCGTCGGCGGCGGCCTGCGGTGAGGCCGCCACCAGCAGACCCGCGCCGAGCGCCGCCGCGCAGAGGGCGGCGACGGCGGGGGAGCGGCGCAGCAGCGCGGCGCGGGGCACGGGGCGGGCGGGAGAACCGGCCATGGAGGACTCCGAAAGTGGTGGAGAACGGGACGAGAGACAAGGCGCGGGAGCCGGTCCGCCGGGCGGGACCGGGCCCCGGACGCGGCTCTACGCGCGTCAATCTCTTGGAGGGCGGGGGGAGTTGTCAAGGGTCGGCGGATGTACGCCGGGTGACGCGGGCCGGAACCGGTCGGCATGCCCGCAAATCCGTCTACGCTGAACCGGCACCAGGACACGCCGCCGACCGAGGAGAACCCCCCGATGCCCGCACACCCCCCGGCCCTGCCCCCGGTCAGGCTCGCCTCCGAGGCGGAACTGGCGCGCGACGCGCTCGCCACCCCCCTGCTGGGCCGCGCCGTGCGGCTCGCCCGCTGGGCCGGGCCCGCGACCCGGGTCGGCGCGGGCGGCGAACTCCTCGACGCCCAACTGCCTGAGGCCGCCGAGGCGCTCGGTCTGCCCGCCGGGGACGAGGGCGAGGCCCAGGCGAGCGAGGCGTGGCGGGTCGCCGTGGACACCGGCCTGGTCACCGTCGAGGACCCGGTGGAGAACGAGGGGGGCGAGGAGTCCCCCGGCACCGCCGAGGCCGGGCCCGAACTGGCCCTGATCACCGGCGGCAGCCCGCAGGACGTGGTGGGCGTCTGGGAGGCGGCCCTGGAGACGGTCCTCGCCGACGCCGCCGTACCGGACCTGGAGGGACTGGCCGAAGCGTTGGAGGCGGGTGAGGAGTTCGACCTCGACACGCTCGGCTGGGACCGGGAGGGCGAGGAGGATCTGCTCGACGAGGCCCTCACCAACCTCTACATCCTGACGCTGACCGCCGGCGCCGAGGCCGGGACGCCCGTGCCGCTGCCCGCCCTCGCCGCCACCATGGTCGCCTCCGACGAGCCGGTGGGTGAACCCTCCGACGAGGTCCTGGAGTTCGTCTCCGACACCATGATGCGGCTGGACGACTACTTCCGGGCGCTGGAGCCGATCGGGCTGGTGGAGTTCTGGCCGGTCGACGAGGAGCTGATGGCCGACGCGGAGGAGGAGCCCGGCGCACCCGGGCCGGAGGAGGACATCAGCCGCTACGGCATGGTCCGTCTCACCCCCCTCGGCCGCCACGCGCTGCGCCTGAGGCTCTCCGAGGCGGGGTACGAGACCCCGGTCGTCGGCGAGCTGGCCGGCAAGGGCGCCGACGCCCTCCTCGACGGCATCTGCGACTACCCGCCGCAGGCCGTCCGCGACGAGCTGGCCGCCTGGCTGAGCGGACGCGAGGCCGCCCCGGCCGCCCGGGACCTGCTCGCCGCGGCCCGGGGCACCGACGAGGGCGGGCCGCTGCGCCGCCTGCGCTGCCAGGAGGCGCTCTCCCTGGTCGGGCCCGAGGCCGAGGGGGCGCTGCGAGAGGTGCTCGACGACCCGGAGCTGGGCGGGCTCGCCCGGGTGTGGCTGGCGGAGCGGGGCGCCGCCGACGTGCCGCCGCCCGCGCAGGAGCTGGTCTTCTGGCTGACGGTCGACACCATCGCGGCCCAACTGGCGGCCGAGGGCAACTCCGAGGAGCTGCGCGCCCTGGTGGAGGGCCTCGCCGGGCAGCACAGCGGCTTCTTCGAGGCGGCCTGGCGGGTCGACCACCCCGCCACCGCCGACGTGCTGGAGGCGATGGGGCGGCTCCACCCGGACCGTAAGGTGGCCAAGGACGCGCGCAAGGCCGCCTTCAAGGCACGGTCCCGGCACGGGGCGTGAGCGCGCCGCCGCGGACGGGCCGCGAGGCCATGGCTTCCGTCGGGGGACACGGCATCCCGCGGTGCTCGTGACGCGGCGGCGGCCCGGACCATCTGCCTGGTCCGGGCCGCCGCCGTCTTGTGCGCCCGGGTGCGTGCGTGCTGTCCTCCGCCCGTCCCGACGGCCGGGCGGAGGGGGGCGTCAGGCCGCTTCGACGATCTCGTCGCGCATGGCCGCCGCCCACTCGGTGACCAGTCGCTGGTACTCCGCGGCCTCGTCGGGAGAGAGGGAACCGCCCGCGCGCAGCCACAGGCCGCGGATCTGCTCGTTCAGCACGGCGGCCGTACGCCGTGCGGGGCCGGAATGAGGGTGGTTCATGGACATGTGAGCAAGCCTAGGGGAAAGAACTGACGTTCCGCCACGGAGCAGTCACTGATCGCACCGAGACACGGCTGTGACCTGGGGGTTCTTCGTGAGGATGCTGTGAGGATCACATTCGCGTACCCCGGAAGGCGGTGCGGTACCGGCTGAACCGCGTCTTTCCGGAAGCGTGTGGGGGCGCACGGGCGCACAGGGGCGCGAGGCCGGGTGAGGGGGCGGGAGTGGCCGGGGTGGCGCGTGGGCCGCCGAACGGCTGCGGCCCGGCATCCGGAGGTTACGCGGCCTCGGGCTCCCCGGAGCTGACGGCGGTCGCCCACTCCTCCACCAGCGCCTCGTACTCCGCGCGCTGGGCCGCCGTGAGCCGTCCGGCAGAGCGCAGCATGAGGGCGCGGATCTGCTCGTTGATGACGGACGGGGGGCGCACGCGGGCGGTTACGGGGATGGAGGACATGTGAACAGAGTAGGGGCTCTCTGTGTGCCCGCGCTGTGGATTCCCGGCCGCCGGATTGCCCCGCTCCTTCGGGAACCCGCCCTGACCTGCGCATATGAGTGAATTTCGGCCTCAGGGCGGCCGATTGTGACGTTCGACGCCTCACCGGCCCGGCGCGTTACCGCCACGCCCTGCGCCCCTTGGCGGAAAAGCGTCGGCCGGGGGCGGTCTCGGGAACGCGCGGACGGGGGCGGCACCGCCCACCGGCGGTGCCGCCCCTCCACGGGTGCCGAAGACGCGCGCTACAGCGCCTGCGCGCCGGGCTTCACCATGCCGCGCACCGTGCGGGACTTCACGAAGTCGCCGATGGCCGTCATCTCCCACTCGCCGGAGAACTGGCGGATCAGCTTGGCCATGAGCACCCCGGTCTGGGGCTCGGCCGAGGTGAGGTCGAAGCGGACCAGCTCCTCGTCGGTCGCCGCGTCCACCAGGCGGCAGTACGCCTTGGCGACCTCGGTGAACTTCTGGCCGGAGAAGGAGTTCACCGTGAAGACGAGGCCGCTGACGTCGGCCGGGAGGCCACCCAGGTCGACCACGATGACCTCGTCGTCGCCCCCGCCCTCGCCGGTGAGGTTGTCACCGGAGTGTTTGACGGCGCCGTTCAGGATCGACAGGCGGCCGAAGTAGCAACTGTCGAGCTGGTTGCGCTGCGGGCCGTAGGCGATGACCGAGGCGTCCAGGTCGATGTCCTTGCCGCGGAAGGCCGGCTCCCAGCCCAGGCCCATCTTGATCCGCGAGAGCAGCGGGCGGCCGGCCTTGACCAGCGAGACCGTCTGGTTCTTCTGGAGGCTGACCCGGCCCTTGTCCAGGTTGATCTTCCCGGAGCCGGGCGCCGGGGGAGCGGGGGCGGCTCGGGGCGCGGCCGGCGGCGGGGTCGCCATGGCGGCACGAGGGTCCGGAGCGGCCGGTGCGGCGGCGGGCGGCGCGGGTGCCGCGGCCGGCTCCTCCTCGACGCTCACCCCGAAGTCCGTGGCGATGCCGGCCAGTCCGTTCGCGTATCCCTGGCCGACGGCGCGGGCCTTCCACGCGCCGTTGCGGCGGTAGACCTCGACGACGACGAGGGCGGTCTCGGAACCGAGCTGCGGCGGGGTGAAGGTGGCGAGGGCCTGGCCGTCGGCACCGCGGATGGTGGCGGTGGGCTCGATGCCCTGGAAGGTCTGGCCCGCGGCGTCCGGGCTGGCCGTGACCACGATCTTCTCGATCTGGGCCGGGACCGAGGCCGTGTCGACCACGATCGCGTCGGGGACGGAGCCGCCGCCCGAGCGGTAGGTCACACCGGCGCCGGTGGGCTGGTTGTAGAAGATGAAGTCGTCGTCGGAGCGCACCTTGCCGTCGGCGGTGAGCAGCAGGCCCGAGACGTCCAGCCGCACCGGGGCGGAGACGTCCACCGTCACGCTGGTGGCGGTGAGCGGGATGTTCGAGCCGGGGGTCATAGCTGTCATGCCTGGAGGAACGAACGACCCCGCTTTGCCGTTCCCTTACCTACGCCGGAAGTCTCCGGTTCGCCCGGACGGCGGCGCCCCGCCCCGCGCCCCGCCCCTCACCGCCGCCTCCCGGGCCCTCGCCCCCGCGTGGCCGGGTTCCGCCGCGCCGGCGGGTAGGGCGGGGTGCGGACCGGGTCACGCCGAGCCGGTCCTCGGGGGGCCGCCTGCCTACCGCCCTGAGCGCGGCGACAGCGGTACGCCAGGTGCCGCGCCGGTCAGCGGGGCTGCCGGGTGGCGGCCGGGGGTGAGGCCCGGGGCGCCCGGTCGGCGCCGTGAGGCAGCGGGGCCGGGCCGGGGCCGGCGATCCGGGCGGCCCGCCGGTCACCGGTCGCCGGCCAGGCCGCTCTCGAAGGCGGCGATGACCGCCTGGGTGCGGTCCCGGGTGCCGGTCTTGGCGAGGACCGCCGCCACGTGCGACTTGACCGTGGCGGGACCGACCGTGAGGCGGGCGGCGATCTCCGCGTTGGTCAGGCCGGTGGCCATCAGGCGCAGCACCTCGCGTTCGCGGTCGGTGAGCCTGGTCAGCCACGGCGGCGCCGGGGACGGGCGGGGGCCGTGCGCCAGGGCCAGCGCGCGTACCGAGGCCGGGAACAGCAGGGTGTCCGAGTGGGCCACCACCCGGACCGCGTGCAGCAGGGTCTCGGCTTCGGAGCGCTTCAGCAGGAAGCCGGCGGCGCCCGCCCGCAGGGCCGCCAGGACGTGGTCGTCGTTCTCGAAGGTGGTCAGCACCAGGACGCGCGGCGCCCGTCCGGCGGTCGCCGCCGCCAGGACGCGCTCGGTCGCGCGGATGCCGTCGACCTCGGGCATCCGCACGTCCATCAGCACCACGTCGGGAGCGGTGGCCCGCACCACCGAGACGGCCTCCGCGCCGGTGGCCGCCTCACCCACCACCTCCAGGTCCGGCTCGGCACCCAGGATGGCGCGCAGCGCGGAGCGCACCATGCGCTCGTCATCGGCCAGCACCAGGCGGATCGTCACGGGGCCTCCTCTCCGGACGCGGGGCGGGGGACGGACCCAGGGTCCGGGCCGGAGCCGGTCGGCAGGGCGACGTCCAGGACCCAGTCGCCCCCGCGCGGTCGCGCCACGGCCGCCCCGCCGAGCAGCCGGGCCCGTTCGGCGATGCCCGCCAGACCCCGGCCGCCACCGGCGGGCGGACCCGGGAGGGCAGGCGTCAGCGGCTGGCTGACCCGTACCGCGAGGTGTGCTGCGGTCCTCTCGAACCGCAGCAGCACGGGTGCCCCGGGCGCGTGCTTCAGCGCGTTGGCCAGCCCTTCCTGGACGATCCGGTACGCCTCGCGGTCCACCGGCGGCGGCAGCGCGCGCGGCGGCGCCCCGCGCACCGTGACCGGGCAGCCCGCCGCCCGGGTGCGGGAGAGCAGCGCCGGCAGGCCGTCGGCGAGGCCCGGCGCCGGCCTGGCCGGGTCCGGGCCGCTCTCGCGCAACACGCCCAGCACGGCGTCGAGTTCGCCGACGGTGCGCCGGGCCGTCTCCTCGATCGCCGCCAGCGCCTCGCCGGCGAAGGCGCGGCCCTCGGCGGGCGGCCCGTCCAGCAGGCGGCGGGCCGCGGTGGCCTGGAGGGCGATCGCGCTCAGCGCGTGCCCCACCGAGTCGTGCACCTCGCGGGCGAGCCGGTTGCGCACCGCGAGCTCCGCCGCCCGCCGCTCGGCCCGCTCCACCCTTTCCCCGGGCGAGGGGCCGAGCAGCACGGGCGCCGCCCGCGCCAGCAGGGCGCCCACCCCGGCGGCCACCGCGGTCAGGGCGGCCAGCAGGGCCAGGCCCGCCGGCGGCGCCAGCAGCACGGCCGGGCCCGCCCCGGGCAGCGCGTAGGCGGCACCGGCCTCGGGGCGTACCAGGGGCAGGACCAGCAGCAGCACGGCGAACGGGGGCACCGCCAGGGTCGCCCCGGAGACCACGGCCCCCAGCCCCAGGTGCAGCACGTACCAGCAGGCCGTGCGGGTGCGGTCGGCCGGTCCGCGTGCCGGGCCCTCGGCCAGCGCGTCCGGTGCCACGCCCGCCAGCCCCCGCGCCAGCGCCACCGCCGCGGGACGCGTGGCGGGGACCAGCGCGGTGACCGCCACCAGCGGCAGCGCCAGCGTGACGGTGAGCGCCAGCGCGGGCGGGTCGGTGAAGAAGTCCGGTACACCGAGCAGCGCCAGCACCACCGTCCCCACGAAGAGGAAGTACGGCATCAGCAGGGCCCCGCCCAGCACCAGATGCACCCACCGCCGCGCCAGCCGCCCGGCGGCCCCGGACCTCACGCGGCTCCCCGGGTACCGGTCCGCCCGGCCCGCGCGCGCAGGGCGACGACCAGCCCGGCGCCGGCCAGCGCGCCCACCAGCGTCCGCACCAGATGGACCAGGAGGAGCAGGGGGGACGTCTCGTCGGCGGCAGCGCCCGAGACCATCGGCAGCAGCATCCACAGGGCCCAGCACAGCGTCGCCCCGGAGCCCAGCCACGTCGCGGCCAGCGGCACCCCGAGCGGCAGGCGGGGCGGGCGGCGCCAGGTCAGGCTCAGCGTCCCGGCCACCGCCAGCAGCAGGGCGCAGGCGTGGGTGGCCGCGACGACCCTGCTGTTGACGGAACCCGGCGCGTCGAGCCCCGCCGAGGCCCCGGCCGCCCAGGCCAGCTGGAGTGCCAGCGGGAAGGGCGTGAGCGCCAGTGTCCCGGCCGCGAGCCACTGCGGCGCCCGCTGCGAGCCACCGGGCCGGAGCCCGTCCAGCCGCGCGCGCACCACGTCGGGCCAGCGGCGCGCGACGTACCGGGCGAAGAGCGTGCCGAGCGCCAGGGCCTGGACGATGAAGCCGCCGTACACCACGGCGAACACCCAGTTGGCCAGGAAGGGTTCTGCCTCGCCGCCGCTCGCGCCGAGCAGGCCGGCGAGGAGTTGGGCCGGGTAGCCGAGGACGATGGGGAGCAGCAGGCCCGTGGCGATCCACGCCGGGACCAGGAGCAGCCACCAGGGTGCCCGCAGGCCCCAGGGCCGCACCAGCAGCAGGACCAGCACGATCACGGCGCCGTCCATCACCACCGTCCCGGCGTTGGCGAGCCGTAGCACCAAGGAGTGGTCGAGCAGGGGACTGCCCGGCGGGATGCCGACCGGACTGCCCGCCACCCAGGCGGTCTTCAGCGTGAGATACGGAAGGCAGGCGAGGACGGCGAGCCAGGCCGCGGCGCGGTCGGTGCGGCCCGGCACGGCCGGGACGCGGGGGCGGGAGGTGTCGTGAGTGCTGGTCATGGCTCCAGCGTCGTGGCGGGCGGCCGCCGCGACGTCCTCCACCGCGGTGAACCGGCTCCGCCGCACGGGGGAGAGGGGCGGCCGGGGGTCGGCCCGCGGGGTGAGAGGGGGATGCGCGCCGCGCCGCGGACGCCGTGAGGGCCCCGCCCCGGCAGCCCGGCCGCGGCGGGCGGCCCCGGGACACGGGTTCGTGGGCGCGCCACCCCGGACCGGGACGGACGGACCCCTCGTGAGCGGCGCGAGTTCACCGGCGGAGCCCCGGCGCCCGGCGCCCGCAGCCAGGCCGCCGGCGTCCCGCCCGACCGCGGCGCGGCCGGGCAGGTGCTCGGGCCGGAGCCGGCGAGGGCAGACCCCGGCAGCCGTCTTGACCGGGTGTGCGGCGGCGGGGCCCGGCCCGCCGCCGCGTGGAGGCCGCGGATCTCGTGGTCCGGGTCGCGGACCCGCGCCCGGCGCACCCGCGTGCGGTACTCCGCCTGCCGTGGAGCGCTCACGCCCGCCGGTGTGGCACGGGGCGCCGGTCGCCCGGCCGGCCGGGGACGGGCCGCGACCGGTCGGCTCCGGTGCCGGGCCCGCAGGCCACAGGTGCTCCTTCGGCCGCCGGCCGCCGGCCAGCGCCGGCGGACGCCCCGTCACCTCCACCACCGCCCCGAGCGGAGCCCTCGGGTGCAGACGCCCGTGCCCCGCGTCCTCCCCGACGCCTCGCGCCGCGCCCGTCGACTCACCCCGGCAGTCTCCCGCGCCCGGAGCCGCCCGGCCAGGGCCTTTCGGGAGAAGCCCCCTTGACCCCTGTGACCAGGCACGCATAACCTCCGACGCCCAAGAGCTCCGCCACGCAGGAGCTCCGCCCCCACCCTGACGAGACCGCACCCCCGATGTGACCGCGTGCCCGGTACGGACGGCGCCGTCGGTTGTGGCCCGTACCGAAGGAGCCCGCCGTGGCAGCAGCCGTGTGGAGTGTCGACCCCCGGACCGGCAGGGAGCGTGAGCAGGTCGCCGTGGAGGCGAGCGGGGCCGAGGTGGACCAGGCGGTGCGCGCGGCCCACGCCGCACGGAGCGCCCTCGCCGACCGGGAGGTACGCGCCGCGCTGCTGCGGGCGGCGGCGGACCGCCTCGACGGCGCCCGGGCCCACCTGGTGGAGGCCGCCGACGCCGAGACGGCGCTCGGACCGGTCCGGCTCGACGGCGAACTGACCCGGACGACCGGCCAGTTGCGGAGCTTCGCCGCCCTCGCCGAAGAGGGCGCGTTCCTCGACGCGCGGATCGACCACGCCGACCCGGCCGCCGTGCCACCCGTCCCGGACCTGCGGCGCATGCGGATACCGCTCGGTGTGGTCGCCGTCTACGCGGCGGGGAACTTCCCCTTCGCCTTCTCCGCGCCCGGCGGCGACACCGCCAGCGCGCTGGCGGCGGGCTGCCCCGTCGTGATCAAGGCCCACCCGGACCACCCGGCCACCTCCGAGCTGACTCTCGCGCTGCTGCGCCGGGCCGCCGCCGACACCGGCGTACCGCCGGAGTGCCTCGGGCTCGTGCACGGCTTCGACGCGGGCGTGGCCCTGATCGGCCACCCGCTCGTCACCGCCGCCGGCTTCACCGGGTCCGTACGGGGCGGGCGCGCCCTGTTCGACGCCGCGGCGGCCCGGCCCGTGCCCATCCCCTTCCACGGTGAACTGGGCAGCCTCAACCCGGTCCTCGTCACCCCGGGCGCGGCGGCCGAGCGGGCCGAGGAGGTCGCCCGGGGGCTGGCGGCCTCGGTGACGCTGGGGACGGGCCAGTTCTGCGTCAAGCCCGGGCTGGTGCTGGTCCCGGCGGGCGAGGCCGGCGACCGGCTGGTCACCGCGCTGACGGCGGCCGTCAGCGACACCGAGGCCGGGGTCCTCCTCGACACCCGCATCCGCGACGCCTTCCTCGCCGGGGTCGGCGAGCGGGCCGCGCTGGACGGGGTCGAGAGCCCGGTGACGCCGGGGGCGGCGGGGGAGCACACCGTGGCCGCGGGCTTTCTGACCGTCGCCGCCGGCCGGCTCGCCGCCCCGGGGCCGCACGACCTGCTCCTGGAGGAGTGCTTCGGGCCGGTCACCGTCCTCGCCCGCTACGCCGGCCCCGCCGAGGCCGGGGAGCTCCTCGCCCGGCTGCCCGGCAACCTCACCGCCACCCTCCACCTGTCCGGCGCCGAGGAGCGCGGCGAAGGCGGTGCGGCCGCGTTGCTGGAGCGGCTCACCCGGCTGGCCGGCCGGGTCGTCGTCGGCGGCTGGCCGACCGGGGTCGCGGTCGCCGACGCCCAGCACCACGGCGGCCCCTACCCGGCGGCGACCTCCACGGCCACCTCGGTCGGCACCGCCGCCGTGGAACGCTGGCTGCGCCCGGTCGCCTACCAGACGACGCCCCAGGCGCTGCTTCCGCCGGAACTGCGGGACGGCAACCCGCTGGGGCTGCCCCGGCACGTCGACGGCCGGGCCGAGAACGGCGCCTGAGGGAGGCGGGGCCCCAGCGGGACGCGGTGCGGAATGCACAGGTCCGGCCCCGTGTCGCCAGAGAGCGGAGGCGCCCTCCGTACCCTGGTGGGCGCACGCCCGGGAGCCTTCTCCCGCCACCCCCGACCCGCCCGGTCCGCCGGGCCGAGGAGTTGAACCGCAGCCATGCGCGTCGAGATCTGGTCCGACATCGCCTGCCCCTGGTGCTACGTGGGGAAGGCGCGGTTCGACAAGGCGCTCGCCGCCTTCCCGCACCGCGACCGGGTCGAGGTCGTGCACCGCTCCTACGAGCTGGACCCGGCCCGCGCCAAGGGCGACACCGAGCTGGTCCTGCCGATGCTCGCCCGGAAGTACGGCATGAGCGAGGCGCAGGCCGCCGAGGCCGAGCGGAACCTCGGGCAGAACGCCGCCGCCGAGGGCCTGCCCTACCTCACCGAGGGCCGCGACCACGGCAACACCTTCGACATGCACCGCCTGCTCCACCTCGCCAGGGCCCGGGGCCGCCAGGACGCCCTGCTCGCCGTGTTGTACCGCGCCAACTTCGCGGAGCGGGAAAGCGTCTTCGGCGACGACGAGCGGCTTGTCGCCCTCGCCGTCGAGGCCGGGCTGGCGGAGGCCGAGGCCCGCGAGGTCCTCGCCGACGAGCAGCGGTACGCCGCCGAGGTCCGCGCCGACGAGCGCGCCGCCACCGAACTGGGCGCCAACGGCGTGCCGTTCTTCGTCCTCGACCGGCGGTACGGCGTCTCCGGTGCCCAGCCCGCCGACGTCTTCACGCAGGCGCTCACCCAGGCGTGGGAGAGCCACGTCCCGGCCGCCGGGCTCGCCACCCCGGCCGGCGCCGAGGGCGGCGCGGCGTGCGGCCCCGACGGCTGCGAGGTCCCCGAGGGCTGAGAGCGGGACGCCGGCGCCCGGCCCGCCACCGGCTTCGGCGGGAGGCGGGCCGGAGCCGGGGCGCGGACGCTTCGGCGGCCACCGCACCATGGACGGCCGCCGCACGGCGGTGCACAGTGGCCGCATGGATCTCGCTCACAGCCTGGCCGAGGACGAGTTCGAGCCGGCCCTGACCCATCTCGCGACCGCCAGTGCCGGC
This window encodes:
- a CDS encoding histidine kinase — encoded protein: MTSTHDTSRPRVPAVPGRTDRAAAWLAVLACLPYLTLKTAWVAGSPVGIPPGSPLLDHSLVLRLANAGTVVMDGAVIVLVLLLVRPWGLRAPWWLLLVPAWIATGLLLPIVLGYPAQLLAGLLGASGGEAEPFLANWVFAVVYGGFIVQALALGTLFARYVARRWPDVVRARLDGLRPGGSQRAPQWLAAGTLALTPFPLALQLAWAAGASAGLDAPGSVNSRVVAATHACALLLAVAGTLSLTWRRPPRLPLGVPLAATWLGSGATLCWALWMLLPMVSGAAADETSPLLLLVHLVRTLVGALAGAGLVVALRARAGRTGTRGAA
- a CDS encoding response regulator transcription factor: MTIRLVLADDERMVRSALRAILGAEPDLEVVGEAATGAEAVSVVRATAPDVVLMDVRMPEVDGIRATERVLAAATAGRAPRVLVLTTFENDDHVLAALRAGAAGFLLKRSEAETLLHAVRVVAHSDTLLFPASVRALALAHGPRPSPAPPWLTRLTDREREVLRLMATGLTNAEIAARLTVGPATVKSHVAAVLAKTGTRDRTQAVIAAFESGLAGDR
- a CDS encoding TerD family protein, encoding MTPGSNIPLTATSVTVDVSAPVRLDVSGLLLTADGKVRSDDDFIFYNQPTGAGVTYRSGGGSVPDAIVVDTASVPAQIEKIVVTASPDAAGQTFQGIEPTATIRGADGQALATFTPPQLGSETALVVVEVYRRNGAWKARAVGQGYANGLAGIATDFGVSVEEEPAAAPAPPAAAPAAPDPRAAMATPPPAAPRAAPAPPAPGSGKINLDKGRVSLQKNQTVSLVKAGRPLLSRIKMGLGWEPAFRGKDIDLDASVIAYGPQRNQLDSCYFGRLSILNGAVKHSGDNLTGEGGGDDEVIVVDLGGLPADVSGLVFTVNSFSGQKFTEVAKAYCRLVDAATDEELVRFDLTSAEPQTGVLMAKLIRQFSGEWEMTAIGDFVKSRTVRGMVKPGAQAL
- a CDS encoding endonuclease/exonuclease/phosphatase family protein, producing MAGSPARPVPRAALLRRSPAVAALCAAALGAGLLVAASPQAAADAAVRIHDIQGTTRLSPLAGQQVEAVPGVVTGVRTYGSRGFWFQDTRPDGDPATSEGLFVFTNSSPTVRAGDAVEVTGTVTEYVPGGAAGGNQSLTQLSRPSVTVVSSGNPLPPAQVIDARTVPPRYTPEGGPDAGGSINSLTLRPRSYALDFYESLEGMNVRIGTSRVVGATDPYAELWVTVKPGERPSPRGGTVYGSYAAQNTGRLQVQQLAPLADSPFPRADVGDRLTGRTEGPLDYNQYGGYTLAARELGEVRSRGLEREKTRPQAKGELAVATYNVENLDPGDPQEKFDALAKAVVTNLASPDVLALEEIQDDNGPTDDGTVSAEETLRRFTEAVRAAGGPAYDWRSIDPVDKADGGEPGGNIRQAFLFNPGRVSFTDRPGGDATTATGVVRERGGAALTHSPGRVDPADPAWRNSRKPLAGEFTFRGERVFLVANHFASKGGDEPLAGHHQPPTRSSETQRHAQAASVNTFVKKLLSADREAKVLVLGDINDFEFSGTTEALGSGGVLRPAVLSLPRAERYSYVFQGNSQVLDQILVSPAVRHFRYDSVHINAEFADQNSDHDPQVLRFRP
- a CDS encoding DsbA family oxidoreductase translates to MRVEIWSDIACPWCYVGKARFDKALAAFPHRDRVEVVHRSYELDPARAKGDTELVLPMLARKYGMSEAQAAEAERNLGQNAAAEGLPYLTEGRDHGNTFDMHRLLHLARARGRQDALLAVLYRANFAERESVFGDDERLVALAVEAGLAEAEAREVLADEQRYAAEVRADERAATELGANGVPFFVLDRRYGVSGAQPADVFTQALTQAWESHVPAAGLATPAGAEGGAACGPDGCEVPEG
- a CDS encoding sensor histidine kinase, which encodes MPYFLFVGTVVLALLGVPDFFTDPPALALTVTLALPLVAVTALVPATRPAAVALARGLAGVAPDALAEGPARGPADRTRTACWYVLHLGLGAVVSGATLAVPPFAVLLLVLPLVRPEAGAAYALPGAGPAVLLAPPAGLALLAALTAVAAGVGALLARAAPVLLGPSPGERVERAERRAAELAVRNRLAREVHDSVGHALSAIALQATAARRLLDGPPAEGRAFAGEALAAIEETARRTVGELDAVLGVLRESGPDPARPAPGLADGLPALLSRTRAAGCPVTVRGAPPRALPPPVDREAYRIVQEGLANALKHAPGAPVLLRFERTAAHLAVRVSQPLTPALPGPPAGGGRGLAGIAERARLLGGAAVARPRGGDWVLDVALPTGSGPDPGSVPRPASGEEAP
- a CDS encoding aldehyde dehydrogenase family protein; its protein translation is MAAAVWSVDPRTGREREQVAVEASGAEVDQAVRAAHAARSALADREVRAALLRAAADRLDGARAHLVEAADAETALGPVRLDGELTRTTGQLRSFAALAEEGAFLDARIDHADPAAVPPVPDLRRMRIPLGVVAVYAAGNFPFAFSAPGGDTASALAAGCPVVIKAHPDHPATSELTLALLRRAAADTGVPPECLGLVHGFDAGVALIGHPLVTAAGFTGSVRGGRALFDAAAARPVPIPFHGELGSLNPVLVTPGAAAERAEEVARGLAASVTLGTGQFCVKPGLVLVPAGEAGDRLVTALTAAVSDTEAGVLLDTRIRDAFLAGVGERAALDGVESPVTPGAAGEHTVAAGFLTVAAGRLAAPGPHDLLLEECFGPVTVLARYAGPAEAGELLARLPGNLTATLHLSGAEERGEGGAAALLERLTRLAGRVVVGGWPTGVAVADAQHHGGPYPAATSTATSVGTAAVERWLRPVAYQTTPQALLPPELRDGNPLGLPRHVDGRAENGA